The Clostridium sporogenes region AAACTATATAGAAAAAGAAGCAAAGACAAGTGTAAAAGAACTATCAATGTTAGAAAATACACATAATCAAAAAGGAATAAATCTAACATCTAAGGATGTACAAGTACAAATAAAACATGAAGAGTTGCAAAAAAAGTGCATTTTAAAATTGATAAGAAAAAACATAGTTTTAGGTATTGGTTGTAGAAAAAATTATGATGATATAACTATGAAAGAAAATGTAATAAAGGTTTTGAAAGAAGAAAATATAGATTTTAAAAGTATAAATTCTATAGTTTCCGTGGAAATAAAAAAAGATGAGACTGCAATAAAGGAACTTTCAAAATTTTTAAGATGCCCCTTTATAACTTATAGCCTGGAAGAAATAAAAAAAGTAGAACATAAATTTAAAGGTAGTGAGTTTGTAAGAAAAACTATAGGAGTAGGGTCAGTATGTGAGCCATCTATAGAATTAAAAGGTGGAAAAATCATTAAAGAAAAGCAAAAACTAAATGGAATGACTTTGGCTATAGGAAAACTATAAGTTTAAAAGTATTCTTACAACTAAAAATTTTTAAAACTTGTGAATGTTAAGCAACCTATAAAAATCAAATGGTGATTTTAAATTAATGAAGAGCAGGACATAGATAGAAATGTTATTTTTAAAAATTATGGAATTTTTAAAGTTATTCATATAATTAGAAATACATACAAACTAAAAAGAAAAGAGGTGAAATTTAGTGAGGTTTCATATTTACAAAATATATTTTCATTAAAGATAATTGATGAGAGTTTATTAATATAAATCTTACTAAATACAAACATGGGAAAACTTTATGTAGTTGGTATAGGACCTGGAAGTTTAGAACATATAACGGTAAAAGCTAAAAAGGTATTAGAAGAAAGTGATACAATAGTAGGTTATTCAAAATACATAGATTATGTAAAACCTCTTATAGAAGGAAAAGAAGTACATACTACAGGAATGAAAAAAGAAGAAGAAAGATGCCAAAGAGCATTAGATTTAAGTAAAGATAAGGTTGTTTCAGTAATAAGTACAGGTGATGCTGGAATATATGGCATGGCAGGGCTTATATTAGAAATGAACAATGATAAGAATTTAGAAATTGAAATAGTTCCAGGGGTAACAGCCTCCACCTCAGCAGCTTCAATAATAGGGGCACCACTTATGCATGATAACTGTAACATAAGTTTAAGTGATTTAATGACACCGTATGAACTTATAAAAAAGAGAGTTAAATTAGCAGCAGAAGGAGATTTTGTTATATCCTTATACAATCCTAAAAGTAAAGGAAGGCCTTATTATTTAAAGGAATGTATAGACATAATAAAAGAATATAGAAGTAAGGATACTCCTATTGCAGTGGTAAAAAATGCCCTAAGAGAGGGTGAAGAAATACGTCTGTATACTTTAGAAAATTTCACAGATGATTTTGCAGATATGTTATCTACAGTAATAATAGGTAACAGTAGCAGTTTTATAAAAGAAGGTAAGTTTATAACTAGAAGGGGTTATAAAGTACATAAAGATTAAAAATTTAAATTTTAGGTATGGAAGAACATAACATATAGGAGATTTTTTCCTGAATTTAAGGATAATTTCATTATGGAAGTAAGATTATATTTATCTTCTTATAGTAGAAATATTTATAAGTAAATAACTTTTGTTAATTTACAATAATAATATATAAAATCTAGGAGAGAAAAAATGATAGCTTTAATATTAGGTACTTCAGAAGGAAGAGAAATACTTTCTTTACTAAATAAGTTTACAGACAACATATTAATATCTACAGCTACAGCTTATGGTGGAGAAATTTTAAAAAACTATAAATACAAAAAATTAAATACAAAACCTTTAAATAAAAAAGAACTTTCAAATATGCTAAAGAAAAACCAGGTAAATATATTAATTGATGCCTCTCATCCCTATGCTTTAGAAGTAACTAAAAATGCTAGAGAAGTATCAAAAGATTTAAATATAGAATATGTAAGGTATGAAAGACCATCCTCAGCAGAGGAATTTAAGGGAAATAAAAAAGTAGTATTTCTAGAGGATTATAAAGATTTAAATGAGGCTTTAAAAAATATAAAAGGTAATATATTAAATACCTCTGGTAGTAGAAATATGGATAAAATTTTAGATTTAAAACTAGAAAATAGGATAATACATAGAGTGCTTCCATCTGTAAAAGTTTTAGAAGATTGCTTTAATTTAGGGGTAAAAGTAGAGGATCTTATGGCTATAAAGGGACCTATAAGTAAAGAATTAAATAAAGCATTTATAAAGGATTATGATGCAAAGGCATTGATATTAAAAGATAGTGGACCTCAAGGTGGCACAAAGGAGAAAATATTAGCCTGCCTGGAATGTGATATATATGCTTTGGTAATAAGAAGAAAGAAGATAAATTATGAAAAAGAATTTAACAATATAGAAAATTTAGTTGAATACATAAGTTTAATTCTCAATTAACAATGATCAATTCTCAATATGAATAATTAGCAATTATTTATTAAGTAAGGGCGTGTATTAAATATTAAGTATATACTTTAAGTAGTGATTAAAATTGATTATTTATATTATTTAGGGTAAAAATAATTTAATAGATTAAAAACAAAAGATTATAGGTTATAGAGGGGGATAAAATGAATTGTTCATATTGTAATAATGAAATGACTAAAGGTGCAATTGAAGGTAGTGGAATTGCGCCCTTAAGATGGGTTGAAGATACAGAAAATAAGACTATGTAAAATTTAAATACTATATTAAAACATAGTTAATATTAAAAACTTAATATTGGAGGAAGAAAATAGGATGAAAACTAAAAGATTAGTTATTATAGGATTATTTATAGCTTTAAGTTTTGTAGGTGCAAATATAAAAATAATGGGAAGTATAGCCTTTGATTCTATGCCAGCATTTTTAGGAACTTTAGTACTAGGTCCGGTTATAGGAGCCATTATAGGGGCAGTGGCTCACTTTTTAAGTGCTTTAACTAGTGGATTTCCTTTAAGTTTACCAGTACATATTATAGTTATGGTAGATATGGCAGTTACTATGTTATTATTTGGAATAGTTTATAATAAATTAAAACACAAGAATAGTATTTTAGCAGCAGTAGCTGCAACAATAGTAGCAGTTATTATAAATGGACCAGTATCAGTATTTGCTATAATTCCCATAGCAGGAAAAGGAGTACTAGCTATATTACCAATACTTTCTTTAGCAGCTTTAGCAAATGTAATAATAGCTATCATAATATATAGATTTATACCTGAAAAATATTTTGAGAGAAATAAATAAAATATTATATATTTAAGTATTAAAAACTTTAATATTATAAAAAATATATAAAGTATATATTTAAGATATGTTAAACAAAAAAAATTATAAATTTAAATTGATGCATATATTTAATGAAGTATTTAAGAAATATGTTAATTAAATAATATTATTAGGATAGATCAGGAGGATAAGAATGGATAAGAACAAAAGAGCTATATTAGTGGTGAGTTTTGGCACCAGTTATGAAGAATCATTAAAGGACTGTATAGAAAGCACAGAAAATTTTATAAAAGAAAGTTTTAAAGATTATGATATAAAAAGAGCTTTTACTTCTTATATGATAATGAATAAAATATTAAAAAGAGATAATATAAAAATAAATAACCCTATGGAAGCATTAGAAGAGCTTAAACAAGAAGGCTACGAAGAAGTTATAGTTCAACCTCTTCATATAATGTTTGGAGAAGAATATGAAAAAATAGAACAGGCGGTGTCAGCTTTTAAGGATAAATTTAATGTTTTAAAATTAGGAAAGCCTTTATTATTTAAAAATGAAGATTATAAAATAGCCACAGAAGCTTTAAAAACTCAACTTCCTAAATTAAATAAAGAAGAAGCTATAATACTTATGGGACATGGAACAGAGCATCCAGCAAATGCTGCTTATTTCCAATTTGATTATTATTTAAGAGAACATATAAATCCTAATATGTACCTCTGTAGTGTAGAAAGTGATCCTTCTATAGAGTCAGTAATACCTAAATTAAAGAAATCTGGAGTAAAAAATGTTTTACTAATGCCTTTTATGTTAGTAGCAGGAGATCATGCCAACAATGATATGGCAGGAGAAGATGAAGAATCTTGGAAAAACATTTTGGAAAAGGAAGGCTTTAAAGTTGATTTATATTTAAAGGGACTAGGAGCAAATAGAGAATTTCAAAAAATATATATAGATCATATAAAAGAAGAAATCTAAGGAGAGTATTTCATGGAAGTTACAGCCAAATATCCAGGAAGTTTTGGAGAAATACTTCAAGGAAATCTAGGGGAAAAGCCTGTGTTGGTTTCTTCCCCTATAAATTTATATACATACGTTAGATTATTTGAAAGTAAAAAAGAAAAAAATTTTTATAGAAATAGTAAAGCAAATAAATTTATAAAGAATATACTTACAGATTGGGCATATAGAGATTACATAAATACTATTCATATAGAAATAAATAGTAGAATTCCAAGAGGAAAAGGTTTAGCCAGTAGCACAGCAGATCTATGTGCTACTTATAAATGTTTAACCAAATTATTTGAAAAAAATTATTCTATAGAAGAATTGCAAAAACATTGTTTAGCCATAGAACCTACAGACAGTATAATATTTAATGAATTTACATTGTTTGATTATAAAAAGGGAAGCTTTAAAGAAAAATTAGGGCCCTATATAAAATTTCATATATTAGTTTTTGAGGGAAATAGAATAATAAATACTTTAGATTTTAATAATAAAAATTTAAAAAAGATGAATTCAATAGAAGATTTAATACCGGATTTAAAAGAGAGTATAGAAAAAAGAAATATTAAAAATATATCACAAATCTCAGAGGAAAGTATAAAAAGAAATTTTAATAGACTGACTTATGATTATTTTAATATAGTAGAAGAATATAAAAATAAAACTGGAGGATTGGGCATAATAGGATGCCATAGTGGTGATGCTTTAGGCATTGTGTATGATAATAAAGAAGATTTATCAAAAGCAGAAAAAAATATTACATATACAGGTAATTTAAAAAAGTATACTTTAGAAACAGTATTAAATGTTAGAGATATGTGAAGAAGTTTTAATTTTAACACCGCAAATATAAAAAATACATTTATAAAGAGTATTAATATGTTTATTATTTGTATTCTTTTGTCTTTGCTATATTAAAATTTAATCTATTTTGAGATGTTTTATCAATATAGATTTTGCCATAATAAGAGAAATATATTTTATTTTAACTTATACAGTTTTTAACTGTATTATACATTATTTAAACATGATAAGGTAGATAGATTATACAGAACATATAATGAAAAAGGTGGGTGTAATTATGAAAGAAGAAAAAGGATATATACAAGTTTATACAGGAAATGGTAAGGGAAAAACTACAGCAGCTTTAGGAATTTCTTTAAGGGCCGTTTGTTGTGGAAAAAGAGTTTTTTTCGGACAATTTACAAAGGGAATGAAATATAGCGAATTAAAAGCTCCAACCATATTACCTAATTTTACTATGGAGCAGTTTGGACTGGATAAATTTATATTTGGAAATCCAGAAGAGGAAGATATAAAGTTAGCAAAAGAAGGACTAAAAAAGATGGAAAAAATATTAACTTCTGGTGATTATGATTTAGTTGTTATGGATGAAGTTAACATAGCTTTATATTATGGATTATTTACAGTAGAAGAAGTAATAGATGTATTAGATAAAAGAAATCCAAAGGTAGAGGTTATATTAACGGGAAGATATGCCAAAGAAGAAATAATAGAAAAAGCAGATTTGGTAACAGAAATGAAAGAAATAAAACATTACTATGAAAAAGGTGTACCTGCAAGAGTAGGGATAGAAAGTTAGAAAATAGGTAAAAGTATTTAAGTATGTGGTTTCAAATCTAATTATATTAATATTGAAATAAAAATGAATATATACAATGGAAATGTGATATATGAGAATAAAAAATGGGGGTATTAATTCTCATGAATAGTTCAATAAAATATAAATTAAAAGATTTAGAGATATTTTCTAGTGTTAAAAATGATGAATTAGATATGTTAACAAATAAATCTAGAGTAATAAATTTAAAAAAAGGAGAAATTTTATTTTATGAAAGAGATTCCGTAAATAATGTATATATAGTATTAGAAGGAAAAGTTACTTTATATAGAACTTCAGAAAATGGTCAAAAAAGAGTAATATTTATAATAGATAAGGGTAAATTTATAAATGAAATTATACTAGATAAAAAACCAGCATCTATATGTTGTGAAGGTTTTGAAAATAGTAAAGTTTTATCAATTAAAAGAAATGATTTATTATATATAATGGATGGAAACTTTCAATTTACTCAAGAAGTGATGTTTTCAATGACTAATAAAATAAGAAGGATGTATAGACAACTAAAAAATACAGTACCTCTTAAAGTAGAAAAAAGAGTGGCAGCTAAGCTTTGGAAATTGGCTAAGGATTATGGTGAGTATGAAAAAAATGGAGAAGTCATAAAACTAAATATAACAGTTACTTATCTTTCAGAAATGTTAGGAAGTTCAAGGGAAACTATATCTAGGGCATTAAAAGAGTTAAAAAACAAAGAACTTATATATTATGAGGGTAAAAAAATAATAATTAAAGATAGGAATAAATTGTCAGAATTTTTTAAAGGTATGTGATTTTTATCACATACTTTTTTTATTTTACAATGTAGAATAAATTATAAGCAGTAATAAATTTTATATAATGCATTAAAAAATAAAAGGGGGTTCTATGGTATGTATAGTCAAGAAATTAACAAAATTAGTAATGTGGCAGAAAGCAAAAGGGACTTATTAAGAAATAATAAAGCAGGCTATTTAGTATCTTCTGCTCTTGCAGGGATATACGTTGGCATAGGTATTATACTCATATTTACATTAGGTGGAAATTTAGCATCTGTTAATTCCCCTTATGTAAAGCTTATTATGGGGTTATCCTTTGGCATAGCCTTAAGTCTTGTTATTATTGCGGGATCAGAACTTTTTACAGGAAATAATATGGTTATGACTATAGGAACATTAAATAAGAAAACTACATGGAAAGATACCTTAATCATATGGGGATTCAGCTTTGTAGGAAATTTAATAGGATCAATGCTTTTAGCTTTAATATTTGTTAATGCAGGATTAGCCAAAGGAGCTGTAGGTAAATTTATCTTAAAAACAGCAGAAATAAAGATGACGCTACCACCTATGGAATTATTTTTAAGAGGTTTGTTATGTAATATTTTAGTTTGTTTAGCTGTATGGTGTAGTTTAAAAATGAAAGAAGAGGCAGGAAAACTCATAATGATATTTTGGTGCTTATTTGCCTTTATATCATCAGGTTTTGAGCATAGTGTAGCAAATATGACATTACTTTCTATAGCTCTATTTATACCACATGGATTAGGAGTATCCATAACTGGATTAGCGTACAATTTAATTTTTGTTTCTTTAGGAAATATTATAGGCGGAGCATTATTTGTAGGAGCAGCTTATTATAAAATATCAAAAAAATAGTTTTAAGAGGTGAAACATAATGGGTTTTAAGATTAGAAAAGAAAATTTTAATAATGCTTTAAAAAATTTAAGAAAAGATTTTAAAGTTTATGCACCCAGCACATTAGAACGAAAGGGAACATTTTCAGATACAGATTCTATAAGATATAAAGAAATCTCATCTGTGGAAGAAATAAATTTTAAAGAAAAATCTAATTTTTCATTTAAAGAAGTTGTATTACCAATAACTGAAACATTATTTTATTTTACAGAAGACAATTGGATAGAGCCAAAAACAGATAAAGAAAGTATACTTATATTTTTAAGAAGTTGTGATTTACACGGATTAAAACGTATAGATCAAATATATTTAAAAAATGGTGAAGAAGATCCTTATTATAAAGCTATAAGAGAAAGAGTTAAATTTGTTATTATGGGATGCAATGAAAGCTTTGAAAATTGTTTTTGTGTGTCTATGAAAACTAATAAATCAGAAAATTATAATCTAGGAATAAATATAGATGAAGAAAATGTATATGTAGATATAAAGGATAATTCTTTAGAAAAATATTTTAACCAAGTAGAAATAGAAGAAAAACTTGAAGTAGAACCAAAGTATGTTAAAGAAAATAAAGTTAAAGTAAATATATCAGATAAAATAAATTTAGCCAAAGTAGTGAACTTAGACTTCTGGAATGAATATTCTGAGAGATGTATAGCTTGTGGAAGATGTAATTTTGTATGTCCAACCTGTACTTGTTTTACTATGCAGGATATATTCTACAAAGATAATGCTAAATCAGGAGAGAGAAGAAGAGTATGGGCTTCTTGTCAGATAGATGGATACACCAATATGGCTGGAGGCCATGGATTTAGAATAGATAAAGGACAGAGAATGAGATTTAAAGTTATGCACAAGGTAAATGACTACCAAAAGAGATTTGGATATCATATGTGTGTAGGATGCGGGAGATGTGATGATGTCTGTCCAGAATATATATCTTTCTCAAATTG contains the following coding sequences:
- a CDS encoding ECF transporter S component; amino-acid sequence: MKTKRLVIIGLFIALSFVGANIKIMGSIAFDSMPAFLGTLVLGPVIGAIIGAVAHFLSALTSGFPLSLPVHIIVMVDMAVTMLLFGIVYNKLKHKNSILAAVAATIVAVIINGPVSVFAIIPIAGKGVLAILPILSLAALANVIIAIIIYRFIPEKYFERNK
- the cobO gene encoding cob(I)yrinic acid a,c-diamide adenosyltransferase encodes the protein MKEEKGYIQVYTGNGKGKTTAALGISLRAVCCGKRVFFGQFTKGMKYSELKAPTILPNFTMEQFGLDKFIFGNPEEEDIKLAKEGLKKMEKILTSGDYDLVVMDEVNIALYYGLFTVEEVIDVLDKRNPKVEVILTGRYAKEEIIEKADLVTEMKEIKHYYEKGVPARVGIES
- a CDS encoding cobalt-precorrin-6A reductase; translation: MIALILGTSEGREILSLLNKFTDNILISTATAYGGEILKNYKYKKLNTKPLNKKELSNMLKKNQVNILIDASHPYALEVTKNAREVSKDLNIEYVRYERPSSAEEFKGNKKVVFLEDYKDLNEALKNIKGNILNTSGSRNMDKILDLKLENRIIHRVLPSVKVLEDCFNLGVKVEDLMAIKGPISKELNKAFIKDYDAKALILKDSGPQGGTKEKILACLECDIYALVIRRKKINYEKEFNNIENLVEYISLILN
- a CDS encoding PF20097 family protein is translated as MNCSYCNNEMTKGAIEGSGIAPLRWVEDTENKTM
- a CDS encoding formate/nitrite transporter family protein, whose translation is MYSQEINKISNVAESKRDLLRNNKAGYLVSSALAGIYVGIGIILIFTLGGNLASVNSPYVKLIMGLSFGIALSLVIIAGSELFTGNNMVMTIGTLNKKTTWKDTLIIWGFSFVGNLIGSMLLALIFVNAGLAKGAVGKFILKTAEIKMTLPPMELFLRGLLCNILVCLAVWCSLKMKEEAGKLIMIFWCLFAFISSGFEHSVANMTLLSIALFIPHGLGVSITGLAYNLIFVSLGNIIGGALFVGAAYYKISKK
- a CDS encoding sirohydrochlorin cobaltochelatase — protein: MDKNKRAILVVSFGTSYEESLKDCIESTENFIKESFKDYDIKRAFTSYMIMNKILKRDNIKINNPMEALEELKQEGYEEVIVQPLHIMFGEEYEKIEQAVSAFKDKFNVLKLGKPLLFKNEDYKIATEALKTQLPKLNKEEAIILMGHGTEHPANAAYFQFDYYLREHINPNMYLCSVESDPSIESVIPKLKKSGVKNVLLMPFMLVAGDHANNDMAGEDEESWKNILEKEGFKVDLYLKGLGANREFQKIYIDHIKEEI
- the asrA gene encoding anaerobic sulfite reductase subunit AsrA, which codes for MGFKIRKENFNNALKNLRKDFKVYAPSTLERKGTFSDTDSIRYKEISSVEEINFKEKSNFSFKEVVLPITETLFYFTEDNWIEPKTDKESILIFLRSCDLHGLKRIDQIYLKNGEEDPYYKAIRERVKFVIMGCNESFENCFCVSMKTNKSENYNLGINIDEENVYVDIKDNSLEKYFNQVEIEEKLEVEPKYVKENKVKVNISDKINLAKVVNLDFWNEYSERCIACGRCNFVCPTCTCFTMQDIFYKDNAKSGERRRVWASCQIDGYTNMAGGHGFRIDKGQRMRFKVMHKVNDYQKRFGYHMCVGCGRCDDVCPEYISFSNCVNKLSNLVEGVNSNDCK
- the cobJ gene encoding precorrin-3B C(17)-methyltransferase, with translation MGKLYVVGIGPGSLEHITVKAKKVLEESDTIVGYSKYIDYVKPLIEGKEVHTTGMKKEEERCQRALDLSKDKVVSVISTGDAGIYGMAGLILEMNNDKNLEIEIVPGVTASTSAASIIGAPLMHDNCNISLSDLMTPYELIKKRVKLAAEGDFVISLYNPKSKGRPYYLKECIDIIKEYRSKDTPIAVVKNALREGEEIRLYTLENFTDDFADMLSTVIIGNSSSFIKEGKFITRRGYKVHKD
- a CDS encoding kinase yields the protein MEVTAKYPGSFGEILQGNLGEKPVLVSSPINLYTYVRLFESKKEKNFYRNSKANKFIKNILTDWAYRDYINTIHIEINSRIPRGKGLASSTADLCATYKCLTKLFEKNYSIEELQKHCLAIEPTDSIIFNEFTLFDYKKGSFKEKLGPYIKFHILVFEGNRIINTLDFNNKNLKKMNSIEDLIPDLKESIEKRNIKNISQISEESIKRNFNRLTYDYFNIVEEYKNKTGGLGIIGCHSGDALGIVYDNKEDLSKAEKNITYTGNLKKYTLETVLNVRDM
- a CDS encoding Crp/Fnr family transcriptional regulator, which gives rise to MNSSIKYKLKDLEIFSSVKNDELDMLTNKSRVINLKKGEILFYERDSVNNVYIVLEGKVTLYRTSENGQKRVIFIIDKGKFINEIILDKKPASICCEGFENSKVLSIKRNDLLYIMDGNFQFTQEVMFSMTNKIRRMYRQLKNTVPLKVEKRVAAKLWKLAKDYGEYEKNGEVIKLNITVTYLSEMLGSSRETISRALKELKNKELIYYEGKKIIIKDRNKLSEFFKGM